A single window of Sphaerodactylus townsendi isolate TG3544 linkage group LG03, MPM_Stown_v2.3, whole genome shotgun sequence DNA harbors:
- the LOC125430046 gene encoding hyaluronidase-4-like isoform X2, protein MAAPLGSTVHNAEPSCSTRPSEQTSACFRLHRSFCHHTFLLLLWLCPDLPAASHHLKPSLPPIVKGSPFLVTWNAPTARCAASYGVPLYLDSYNILVNSQEAFVGGNITIFYYDQLGLYPYYLNSTVPLTAVHGGCPQNASLTEHLDKMRGDIAMAMPSNSFSGLSVIDWENWRPLWIRNWDKKTIYRNMSLQLVRQRNPGLSEEKVEMKARWEYETAARDLMSETLRLARSLRPSGWWGYYLFPECYNYHYLDDFESFTGHCPPLELQRNDELKWLWEQSKALFPSIYMEEVLRSSMQGKKFVWAKVGEALRVAELPSRQHSLPVFVYARPFYTYTLKELTQMDLVHTIGQAAAMGAHGVVLWGDADYSRNRTNCLKIQNYLMSTLGPYIVNVTTATKLCSQFLCNNRGRCIRRRMDSDTYLHLNPHSFQIRANTDGNQTRLSVMGGLSHQQKNKMRQEFTCHCYQGWKGESCHSQGKGIRLRTGDWCITWVVLLAISVWHL, encoded by the exons CACTGTCCACAATGCAGAACCTTCCTGCTCAACAAGGCCATCTGAGCAGACTTCAGCATGCTTCAGGCTACACAGGTCTTTCTGTCACCAcacttttctgctgctgctttggctGTGCCCTGATCTGCCTGCTGCCAGTCATCACTTGAAACCATCCCTACCCCCAATTGTGAAAGGTAGCCCTTTTCTAGTGACTTGGAATGCACCTACAGCTCGGTGTGCAGCCTCCTATGGTGTGCCACTCTACTTGGACTCCTACAATATCCTGGTGAATTCTCAGGAAGCCTTTGTGGGTGGTAACATCACCATCTTCTACTATGACCAGCTGGGCTTGTATCCCTACTACTTGAACTCAACTGTACCACTCACTGCTGTCCACGGTGGCTGCCCTCAGAATGCCAGCCTGACAGAACACCTGGACAAGATGAGAGGGGACATTGCTATGGCCATGCCTTCGAACTCTTTTTCAGGCCTCTCTGTGATCGACTGGGAGAACTGGAGGCCCCTGTGGATACGAAACTGGGACAAGAAAACTATCTACCGAAACATGTCTCTCCAGCTTGTAAGGCAAAGGAACCCCGGCCTGTCTGAGGAAAAAGTAGAAATGAAGGCCAGGTGGGAATATGAGACAGCTGCAAGAGATTTAATGTCCGAGACTCTCCGGCTAGCCCGGTCTCTGCGCCCCAGTGGTTGGTGGGGTTACTACCTCTTTCCAGAGTGCTATAACTATCACTACTTGGACGACTTTGAGAGCTTCACTGGGCACTGCCCCCCATTGGAACTGCAGCGTAACGATGAGCTAAAGTGGCTCTGGGAGCAGAGCAAAGCTCTCTTCCCTTCAATCTACATGGAGGAAGTGCTAAGGAgttccatgcaagggaagaagtttgtgtgGGCCAAAGTGGGTGAAGCTCTGAGAGTGGCTGAGCTGCCCTCCCGCCAGCATTCCCTCCCTGTCTTTGTATATGCCAGGCCATTCTACACCTACACACTGAAGGAACTGACTCAG ATGGATTTGGTGCACACAATTGGGCAGGCTGCAGCCATGGGGGCTCATGGAGTTGTACTGTGGGGAGATGCTGACTATTCTCGCAACCGG ACTAATTGCTTGAAGATTCAAAATTACCTGATGAGCACCTTAGGCCCATACATAGTCAATGTGACCACAGCAACCAAACTTTGCAGCCAGTTTCTCTGCAATAACCGTGGCCGCTGCATTCGCAGAAGGATGGACTCTGACACCTACCTGCACCTCAATCCCCATTCCTTCCAGATCCGAGCAAACACAGATGGCAATCAGACCCGGCTGTCAGTGATGGGGGGCTTAAGTCATCAGCAGAAAAACAAGATGAGGCAAGAGTTCACCTGCCACTGCTACCAAGGCTGGAAGGGTGAAAGCTGCCATTCTCAGGGGAAGGGCATAAGATTACGGACAGGGGACTGGTGCATCACTTGGGTGGTTCTGTTGGCAATATCCGTATGGCATTTGTGA
- the LOC125430046 gene encoding hyaluronidase-4-like isoform X1, translated as MLAAAAMSRRRKSTVHNAEPSCSTRPSEQTSACFRLHRSFCHHTFLLLLWLCPDLPAASHHLKPSLPPIVKGSPFLVTWNAPTARCAASYGVPLYLDSYNILVNSQEAFVGGNITIFYYDQLGLYPYYLNSTVPLTAVHGGCPQNASLTEHLDKMRGDIAMAMPSNSFSGLSVIDWENWRPLWIRNWDKKTIYRNMSLQLVRQRNPGLSEEKVEMKARWEYETAARDLMSETLRLARSLRPSGWWGYYLFPECYNYHYLDDFESFTGHCPPLELQRNDELKWLWEQSKALFPSIYMEEVLRSSMQGKKFVWAKVGEALRVAELPSRQHSLPVFVYARPFYTYTLKELTQMDLVHTIGQAAAMGAHGVVLWGDADYSRNRTNCLKIQNYLMSTLGPYIVNVTTATKLCSQFLCNNRGRCIRRRMDSDTYLHLNPHSFQIRANTDGNQTRLSVMGGLSHQQKNKMRQEFTCHCYQGWKGESCHSQGKGIRLRTGDWCITWVVLLAISVWHL; from the exons CACTGTCCACAATGCAGAACCTTCCTGCTCAACAAGGCCATCTGAGCAGACTTCAGCATGCTTCAGGCTACACAGGTCTTTCTGTCACCAcacttttctgctgctgctttggctGTGCCCTGATCTGCCTGCTGCCAGTCATCACTTGAAACCATCCCTACCCCCAATTGTGAAAGGTAGCCCTTTTCTAGTGACTTGGAATGCACCTACAGCTCGGTGTGCAGCCTCCTATGGTGTGCCACTCTACTTGGACTCCTACAATATCCTGGTGAATTCTCAGGAAGCCTTTGTGGGTGGTAACATCACCATCTTCTACTATGACCAGCTGGGCTTGTATCCCTACTACTTGAACTCAACTGTACCACTCACTGCTGTCCACGGTGGCTGCCCTCAGAATGCCAGCCTGACAGAACACCTGGACAAGATGAGAGGGGACATTGCTATGGCCATGCCTTCGAACTCTTTTTCAGGCCTCTCTGTGATCGACTGGGAGAACTGGAGGCCCCTGTGGATACGAAACTGGGACAAGAAAACTATCTACCGAAACATGTCTCTCCAGCTTGTAAGGCAAAGGAACCCCGGCCTGTCTGAGGAAAAAGTAGAAATGAAGGCCAGGTGGGAATATGAGACAGCTGCAAGAGATTTAATGTCCGAGACTCTCCGGCTAGCCCGGTCTCTGCGCCCCAGTGGTTGGTGGGGTTACTACCTCTTTCCAGAGTGCTATAACTATCACTACTTGGACGACTTTGAGAGCTTCACTGGGCACTGCCCCCCATTGGAACTGCAGCGTAACGATGAGCTAAAGTGGCTCTGGGAGCAGAGCAAAGCTCTCTTCCCTTCAATCTACATGGAGGAAGTGCTAAGGAgttccatgcaagggaagaagtttgtgtgGGCCAAAGTGGGTGAAGCTCTGAGAGTGGCTGAGCTGCCCTCCCGCCAGCATTCCCTCCCTGTCTTTGTATATGCCAGGCCATTCTACACCTACACACTGAAGGAACTGACTCAG ATGGATTTGGTGCACACAATTGGGCAGGCTGCAGCCATGGGGGCTCATGGAGTTGTACTGTGGGGAGATGCTGACTATTCTCGCAACCGG ACTAATTGCTTGAAGATTCAAAATTACCTGATGAGCACCTTAGGCCCATACATAGTCAATGTGACCACAGCAACCAAACTTTGCAGCCAGTTTCTCTGCAATAACCGTGGCCGCTGCATTCGCAGAAGGATGGACTCTGACACCTACCTGCACCTCAATCCCCATTCCTTCCAGATCCGAGCAAACACAGATGGCAATCAGACCCGGCTGTCAGTGATGGGGGGCTTAAGTCATCAGCAGAAAAACAAGATGAGGCAAGAGTTCACCTGCCACTGCTACCAAGGCTGGAAGGGTGAAAGCTGCCATTCTCAGGGGAAGGGCATAAGATTACGGACAGGGGACTGGTGCATCACTTGGGTGGTTCTGTTGGCAATATCCGTATGGCATTTGTGA